In Toxotes jaculatrix isolate fToxJac2 chromosome 11, fToxJac2.pri, whole genome shotgun sequence, a single genomic region encodes these proteins:
- the zgc:110319 gene encoding NFU1 iron-sulfur cluster scaffold homolog, mitochondrial, which yields MAAHLRWGLLQLLRGRNTAHFRFPDNIRSSYHSQCITQRSCGVRPQPGTGTTHFSIRHLSIQTQDTPNPRSLKFLPGKPVLGSGTLDFPSPNSAECSSLARVLFEIEGVKSVFFGPDFITVTKTDEDVEWTDIKRHALEAIAKFFESGDPITTGAVHHESSQSEDDDDIVSMIKEILDTRIRPTVQEDGGDVIFKGFEDGTVKLKLVGSCTGCPSSTVTLRNGIQNMLQFYIPEVDKVEQVEDEVDEISAKVFSELELKLQK from the exons atggcGGCGCACTTGAGATGGGGTCTTCTCCAATTGTTGCGAGGAAGAAATACGGCTCACTTTAG GTTTCCAGACAATATCAGGAGTTCATACCACTCACAGTGCATAACCCAGAGGTCCTGTGGAGTTCGGCCTCAGCCCGGGACAGGAACCACACACTTCTCAA TAAGACACCTGTCCATTCAGACTCAAGACACTCCAAACCCCAGAAGCTTGAAGTTTCTCCCTGGTAAACCTGTCCTAGGAAGTGGGACACTTGACTTTCCCTCTCCAAACTCAGCTGAATGTTCATCTTTAGCCAG GGTTTTGTTTGAAATCGAAGGAGTCAAAAGTGTGTTCTTTGGCCCCGACTTCATCACCGTCACTAAA ACAGATGAAGATGTGGAATGGACAGACATCAAGCGCCATGCTTTGGAGGCCATTGCTAAGTTCTTTGAAAGTGGTGATCCGATAACAACGGGGGCAGTTCACCATGAAAGCA GTCAGTCCGAAGATGATGACGATATCGTATCTATGATAAAGGAGATTCTGGACACTAGAATCAG GCCTACAGTGCAGGAGGATGGAGGCGATGTCATCTTTAAGGGTTTTGAGGATGGCACAGTTAAGCTGAAGCTGGTCGGTTCCTGCACAGGGTGTCCTAGCTCTACAGTCACCCTGAGGAATGGGATTCAGAACATGCTACAGTTTTATATCCCAGAAGTGGACAAGGTGGAACAG GTGGAAGATGAAGTGGATGAAATCAGTGCAAAGGTTTTCTCAGAGCTGGAACTCAAATTACAAAAGTAA